The DNA segment ATTGTTCGCATCCGCCACGTAGACCGTGCCCTTGGTATCGACAGCAATACCATCCACTGCCCAGAACGTTGCTGCCGTACCATAGCCGTTAGCCGAGCCAGTCGTGCTGGAGCCCGCCAGCGTGGTAACGACGCCGGCTGCAGTCACCTTGCGGATCACATTATTGCTGTTGTCCGTTACATAGACGTTGCCGCTCGAGTCGACCGCTACGGCATAGGGGGAGTTGAACGCTGCCGCAGTGCCCGTGGCGTCGACGAAGCCAGTGGCGCCCGAGCCGGCCAGCGTGGTGACGACGCCTGCTGGTGTGATCATGCGGATAGCGTTGTTGCCGGTATCGGCGACATAGACGTTGCCGCTGGCATCGACCGCCACGCCAATCGGATTGGAGAAGGATGCGGAGACGCCGGTGCCGTTCGCGAAGCCAGCGGTACTCGAGCCGGCCAGTGTCGTGACGTTGCCCGCCGGGGTGATCTTGCGGATCTGGTTGTTGCCGGAGTCGGCCACGTAGACATTGCCGCTCGCATCAACCGCTACGCCATGCGGATTGCTGAATGACGCAAAGGCGCCGGAGCCGTTGGTGGAGCCCCGGGTGTTGGTCCCGGCCAGCGTGGCGACGACGCCTGCCGGGGTGATCTTGCGGATCCTGTTGTTGGTGGAGTCGCCCACATAGACATTGCCGCTCGCATCCACCGCAATCCCGGTTGGCCCCCAGAACGATGCGGCGGCGCCGGTGCCGTCGGCGGAGCCCGCCGTTGTGGAGCCGGCCAGCGTGGTGACGACGCCTGCCGGGGTGATCATGCGGATTTCAGAATTTCCGGTATCGGCCACGTACAGGTTGCCGCTTGCATCGAGCGCCACGCCAAACGGGCTCTTGAACGAAGCGGCGGTCCCGGTGCCGTCGGCGGAGCCCGCCGTTGTGGAACCCGCCAGGGTGGACACCCGCGCTTGCACTGCGCCGCAGGAAATCGTCACGTTCGTCACCGCTGCTGTGGCGACGCCGCTGCCACTGCTCACCGAGCAGGTTTGCCCAAGCGGCTGCGTACCGATCGTGACCGCATAGGCGCTGTTGAGCGCAACGGGGGCGGCGAAGGTAAAGGCGCCATTCGCGGTCAGTGTCAGCGGGGCGGCGCCGTTGTTCAGCAGTTGAAGCGAGAAGCCGCTGGCCAGGCCGCTGACGACACCGCTGATGCTGTAGCCGGAGCTGACGCCGCCGCTGACGCCACTGCTGATCCCGCCGCTGGGGGAACCCGCGCTCTGCGGATTGTCGCCATCGCCTCCGCAGGCGGCCAGGCACAGGCTCAGGCACAGCGACGCGATGGCCGGCCGGGCCAAGGGGATGGTGGCAATCTTCTTCATGTCTTCTGTCTCCGCGCGAAAGGGAACAAGGATGGCAACAAGCCGGGAATTCCTGATGGGCGTCCATGCTAGCGAGCCACCCGCCGCAAAAGCTGACAAGTCCTGACATCCCGCTGATGGCGGAACCAGACAGGCCGGGCTCGCCAGCGTTGTTGCACAAATCGAGTTCGAGGGCGGAACTACCCCTGAGAGGCGAAATCGCGATCGGGGCCTCAAGGTGCCCGCGAGTGAATGGGAAGACGTACGTAGTCCGATCTCGCGCAGCATTTCCACGACCTGGGCGGACAGGTAGACCCAGGCTCCTTGCGCAGCTTCATAGCGTCAGAGGGATGCGCCAGACTGCGGCGTCCAGGCCGAACTGGTCGCCCTTCGCCTCAATCAGTTCGGACTTTCGGACCATGATGAGCACCGGTAAGTGCGCAGTCAGCTTGAGCGGGTGACGGATGTCAGAGGCGTAGTTTGCTCGGAACATGGTCCCGATCTCGTCCGGCGCGAGCACTCGGGTACGGGCTGCTTCGCGGGCGTCCGTTGCAGGCGTTTGGTAACTGATTACTTGCCGATGCAAAACCGCGTAAAAATCGTCCCCAGCAGATCATCGCTGCTGAACTCGCCGGTGATGCTGTTGAGATGGTCCTGCGCCAGGCGCAGTTCTTCGGCGAACAGGTCCAGCGCCTGCGCCTCTTGCGCTGCGCGCTCTTCGGCCAGGTCCAGGTGCGATTGCGCGTTGCGCAGCGCGGTGAGGTGCCGCTCGCGCGCGAGGAAGGTGCCTTCGTTGCCGGATTGCCAGCCCACCAGCCGCAGCAACTGGCCGCGCAGCAGGTCGATGCCCGCGCCGGTGCGCGCGGAGATCCATACCTCCGCCGGGTTCGGGCCGATGGCGGCTACCACGTGCGGGCGATCCGCGCCGAAGTGGCGCTCGCCAACCTTGGGCGCCAGGTCGATCTTGTTGACCACGCGCAGGATTGGCGAGCCCGGCGGCAGGTGGCCGGAGAGGCGGTCGTCGATGGCGTCGTCGATTTCCGACAAGCCGTGTTCCACGTAGTCGGCCGCGTCCACCAGGTGCAGCACCAGGTCGGCGCGGCCCACGGCTTCCCAGGTGCGCTCGATGCCGATGCGCTCGACTTCGTCGGTGGCGTCTTCGCGCAGGCCGGCGGTGTCGATGATATGCAGCGGGATGCCTTCGATCTGGATGGTCTCGCGCACGCGGTCGCGCGTGGTGCCGGGAATCGGCGTGACGATGGCGAGCTCCGCGCCGGCCAGCGCGTTGAGCAGCGACGACTTGCCCACATTGGGCTGGCCCGCCAGCACCACCGACAAGCCCTCGCGCAGCAGCGAGCCCTGCTTGGCCTGCGCCAGCACGCCGCCCAGCGCATCACGGATATTGGCCAGCTGGCCGCGCGCGTTGGACGCCTCCAGAAAGTCGATCTCTTCCTCGGGAAAATCCAGCGTGGCTTCCACCAGCATGCGCAGGTGGATCACCTGCTCCACCAGCGCGCGGATGGCGTCGGAGAACACGCCCTCCATGGAGCGCGCGGCCGAGCGCGCGGCGGCTTCGGTGCTGGCCTCGATCAGGTCGGCCACGGCTTCCGCCTGGGCCAGGTCGAGCTTGTCATTCAGAAAGGCGCGGCGCGTGAACTCGCCGGGCTCGGCCAGGCGCAGGCCTATCTCGCGCCCGGCATCCAGGCAGCGCGCCAGCAGCATCTGCATCACCACCGGGCCGCCGTGGCCCTGCAACTCCAGCACTTCCTCGCCGGTGTACGAGTGCGGCGCGGGGAAGTACAGCGCCAGGCCGTGGTCGATGGCCTTGCCGTGCGCATCCAGGAACGGCAGGTAGGTGGCGTGGCGGGCTTTCAGCGCCTGGCCACACACGGCCTGCGCAATCGCGCTCACGTCGGGGCCGGACACGCGCACCACGCCGATGCCGCCGCGCCCCGGCGCGGTAGCAATGGCGGCGATGGGCGTGGTGCGAGCGGAGCGAGGCTGGAGGGAGTGGGTTGCGGTCATGGCGGTCGTGGCAGTCATGGCGATATTGTCGCAGATCGATCCGGCACGTCCGTGGCCCCCGGCACATCCGCTGCGGGCATGTTCAGGCACTCCATCATCAGGCGGCGTGCCACCGCGCCGTCGATCAGGTCGCCCAGGCTGCCTTGGCGCTTCACCAGCTTGCCGAGCAGGCGTTTGCCATAGCGCTTGGCCAGTACCGGCTCCAAGGCCTCGATCACATAGCGCAGCCGCTTGCTGCCAATGCGAAAGCGATGCACGCGCGCCAGGTCTTTCGAGCGCGCGGCGCGCGCCAGCGACTTCACGCGCTTGCTTGCGCGGCGCACCCGCCGGCGCGCGAACTCCGCCAGCCGGTCCTGCGCGGCAGCGCCCGCGCGCTGCGCGCCGTCCGCGCCCAGGTGCATGAGGTCGCGGTGCAGCACGGGCAGTGGCCAGTGCTGGTGTTCGGTGAGCTGCGCCAGCATGGTGGCGCGCGCGTAGTGGCGGCGCGCAGTCGCGGTGTCAAGCACCGCCAGCAGT comes from the Cupriavidus basilensis genome and includes:
- a CDS encoding NHL repeat-containing protein; the encoded protein is MKKIATIPLARPAIASLCLSLCLAACGGDGDNPQSAGSPSGGISSGVSGGVSSGYSISGVVSGLASGFSLQLLNNGAAPLTLTANGAFTFAAPVALNSAYAVTIGTQPLGQTCSVSSGSGVATAAVTNVTISCGAVQARVSTLAGSTTAGSADGTGTAASFKSPFGVALDASGNLYVADTGNSEIRMITPAGVVTTLAGSTTAGSADGTGAAASFWGPTGIAVDASGNVYVGDSTNNRIRKITPAGVVATLAGTNTRGSTNGSGAFASFSNPHGVAVDASGNVYVADSGNNQIRKITPAGNVTTLAGSSTAGFANGTGVSASFSNPIGVAVDASGNVYVADTGNNAIRMITPAGVVTTLAGSGATGFVDATGTAAAFNSPYAVAVDSSGNVYVTDNSNNVIRKVTAAGVVTTLAGSSTTGSANGYGTAATFWAVDGIAVDTKGTVYVADANNNQIRLIQPAQ
- the mnmE gene encoding tRNA uridine-5-carboxymethylaminomethyl(34) synthesis GTPase MnmE — encoded protein: MTATHSLQPRSARTTPIAAIATAPGRGGIGVVRVSGPDVSAIAQAVCGQALKARHATYLPFLDAHGKAIDHGLALYFPAPHSYTGEEVLELQGHGGPVVMQMLLARCLDAGREIGLRLAEPGEFTRRAFLNDKLDLAQAEAVADLIEASTEAAARSAARSMEGVFSDAIRALVEQVIHLRMLVEATLDFPEEEIDFLEASNARGQLANIRDALGGVLAQAKQGSLLREGLSVVLAGQPNVGKSSLLNALAGAELAIVTPIPGTTRDRVRETIQIEGIPLHIIDTAGLREDATDEVERIGIERTWEAVGRADLVLHLVDAADYVEHGLSEIDDAIDDRLSGHLPPGSPILRVVNKIDLAPKVGERHFGADRPHVVAAIGPNPAEVWISARTGAGIDLLRGQLLRLVGWQSGNEGTFLARERHLTALRNAQSHLDLAEERAAQEAQALDLFAEELRLAQDHLNSITGEFSSDDLLGTIFTRFCIGK
- a CDS encoding CHAD domain-containing protein; translation: MQLHPRMRAIDAFIELGDAGLAAVADQLDALHRRDHPDDVHALRVAVRRLRAVCWAFAPALPKAIRARWDDCLRKLAQAASDVRDWDVFVSATLRPALDLQPEDPVLLAVLDTATARRHYARATMLAQLTEHQHWPLPVLHRDLMHLGADGAQRAGAAAQDRLAEFARRRVRRASKRVKSLARAARSKDLARVHRFRIGSKRLRYVIEALEPVLAKRYGKRLLGKLVKRQGSLGDLIDGAVARRLMMECLNMPAADVPGATDVPDRSATISP